In the genome of Hevea brasiliensis isolate MT/VB/25A 57/8 chromosome 14, ASM3005281v1, whole genome shotgun sequence, the window AAACAACTTGGTTCGTAAGCTTTATTTATGGCGTAGGCCATCGCAATTTGCGAACAAGTGATATGACGACAGCATGTGACTTTCTAATTGAAtattatctaaattttatattttaaaatttaataattatgtcttattaaaaaaaattacgtCATATATTATTGAAGTTTAGAGtaaattaaaagtttttttttctttccttttcataCAATTCTTTGTTCTCCACAGTCCTATATATTCTTTCTTGaagactttattattattattattatttaaaattctaattatgaATCACTTTAATTGTCAATTGTAATGGTtactaaatttaaaataatattaaaaatatgtaaatcaaattgataaaactataaatttatctaaaatttaaaataaatatttttttttctgaatATGCCTTTTATTTAAATATTCATAAAAAAATGAATATTCCCACATACCTTTGGAGCATATCTTCTAAATTACATAAACTTAAAAGTATGttacaataaaatattaaattttaatttatgtggcacttattaaaaaaataacattttataattaattttttccaaaattttcttttctctattaTCTCCTTTATAGTTCTAACGTACAaattgtacaatttaatttaaaatgtattTACTCAAAACTAGAGATATGCATGAGTTGGTTTGCTTGGGTTCAACGTATTTACACAAACCCAACCGACAAAGTCATTTAATTTAACGCATTCAATTGAAATTAGATTTCTTGATATTAAATCTTTATAAATTCTTTTAtacattgtataaaatatttatttacaatagAGGTATTCATGGCCCTCTTCTTTAGTGTTTTTAATAGTATAGACTCAAGTTAcatcaatttaataatttttaaaatcaaaatcaaatcaaaattcatttaTTTGCATAATTTTTAGCCCATAATCAATATAactcaaataaaaataataaaaattaggtCGAATTAATATGATCTCATAAGTTTGAACAATTTCATGAATACCCAACTCAAAGCTAACAATTcttgaaaatataattttttttaatttaatatatcaatataaataacttagaaataaaAGATTATAAGAGTTTTGcgtaataaatgaaaatttatttactcTATTATTATATACCTCTAAACTGAGATAGCCAACAGTCACTCCCATTGCCCACTCTTATATATACATGTATCGCCTTTTACTTCATTCACAATTCAGTGCTGAGTTTTTACCTGGAACTTGATTCACCAGAGCAGCAGGTACGTTCTTCTTGTTCTGCGTTTTATGTTCAAATATGATTGGTCGGAGAATGCGATATATGGATATCGTTTTCTTTTCAAATAATAGACTAAAATTAACTTCATCTTGAACATTTGATTTGTTTGTGATAGAGTTAGGAGCAGTGACAGAGATATAGAAGAACTGAAATTGGAGAAATGGTAATCTTGTATTGATGAATTTAGAAAATAAAGATTGCAAGAATCACTTAACCAGGAGAAGGTCTCATTCCTTTCTTTCTTCCCATGAGATAATTTCAACAGAATTTGTCTCCTTTCGATTCCTCTTGAGATACCTTCTGAAATATACCCTTAGAGGCTTTGGGTATTGATCCACCTTTCCAGGCCTTGTATTTGTGGGCAGATTGCTATAAATTTCCAGTGTTTAAAATCAATCCCTtattccaaaaaaaaaataattaaaagatttGTTATGTGTCTGTGAATGCAGATATCAGCTATACATCAAGAATGGCTACCAAAAACAAAGTAAGCTTGAAGCTGTTGATCGACAAGAGATCGAATAGAGTCCTTTTTGCAGAAGCTGGAAAAGATTTTGTTGATTTCCTCTTCACCCTTCTCTCTTTGCCTGTAGGTACAGTGATTAGGCTGCTCAAAAAACCAGCAATGGTTGGTTGCATAGGAAATCTTTACGAGAGCCTTGAAAACCTTAACGAAGCTTATATGCAACCAAATCAAAGCAAGGACCTGCTTCTAAAACCCACTGTGCCATTAACCCAGCTCGCACATGTGCCTCTCTTGCTGCCTGGCACTCGTCCGCTAAAAACTGAGGCAGGACGAAAGTTGTATGGTTGTTCTTATTCTGGTAACCACCGGTGCGTTACTGATCAGAGAGGTTCTCCTTGTAGTAACTGCAAAAATTCAATGACTTATGAACTGCCGTTTATTGGCACCAATACAAATAATAAATCAGCTAGTAATACAGCAACTAGTAATAGTGAGGGAGGTTTTGTGAAGGGCCTGGTTACATACATGGTGACTGATGATTTGTCAGTGTCACCATTGTCAATGATCTCTGGTGTTGCTCTGCTGAACAAGTTTAGTGTAAAGGGTTTTGGTGCACTTAAGGAGAAAATGGTTGAGTTTGGCATTGATGAGGTATGTTTAGAGTGTTTTGCAATTAATATTGGTTTTAGCCCTTAATTGTGTTTCTTTGGCAGGGTGTGGAATTGTTGAAGGCTTCTCTCCAGTCAAAAACAGCTCTTACTAGTGTCTTCCTTGCCAAGGATGAGATCAAGGATGCTGCAGCACCAAATTGAAACTGTGTTGGATATATGATCTATTCTAATGCTAATCAACGCTGTTTTGAGGGAGGTGACATTTAGCTATTTACCATTGTCAAATACCATGCCGTCCCTTCTATATAATTAAGACCGTATTGATCTTGTTTTGTACTGCCTTGGTTATTAGATTTTCATGAATCTTACTGTTGCTAATTGACATTTCCTTTTGCCATTTACTTGCATTGAGATCATAGATAAAACGTAATTTCAGTTAGTTATAGAATGTTGGGGAAATTCTGATGAAGTTTTAAATAGCATCCTACATGTTAATAAGCAATTCTGTAACAGAGCACACACATATACATCACTGCCAGATACAATTTCTATGAATACCTGTTTTGGAATTTATTGGACATATTGGAAATCCAACTTGCTCTATCCATCACGTAAGTGTACATAAAACAAAGTTGGACTTTGCACAACTTTATCAGGTTTCAGATTCGAACTCTGCTACAAACTTTTCAGTGTAGTGTGTATTTACGTGCAATTAATTCCATCCATGAAAATCCGAGGATTGTATTCTTCCCTTCAAAACCTGACCTTTCTCCCTTGTAGCCTTTCAATCTTCTTTCATCTTAAAACCCCATTTTGTTAAATACTAGTGGACTTGTACGTCAAAACTCAAAAGTTTAGGCACAGTCTGTTTGAAATCATGGGTAATGTTTGTTGTAAAAATGACCCACTCATGCATCTCCATCGATGTCAAATGCACCCAAGGACGAAATCACTCATTTTCGGCGCGCTTGTAAACCCGGTACCGTAGAAAAAGTATCTATTTTCTTCTCGttggcaatatatatatataatcatttaAATTCATGATCCCATCgcctgaatttttaaaataaaaagttcTAATTTTACATGCCAAGGGCCAATTTGCTCCATATGCTAATGTGTATGTATACCCTTTTACATTACGATCCTATCTCCAGTTGATCACGCATTCAAATTTGGGCAGCATCTAAAATTAGGTAAATTATATTGTCTACATAACAAAATAGTGTACTGAATGTtcacataaaaaataattatactaTTAAATTTGGAAGATGGAACTCACAAAGTCTTATTGATttgtgagtaatttctttagttTTTATGATTTAAAGCTACGTAAAATACGCGAATAGAAGAGTTTCACTAAAAATTTTATTAGATTCTGACTTGAGTGGTcaccaataaaataataaaaggtgggtaattttattaaaaaaaattaaagtataatGATTAAAATGAACAATTAACAGAGTTGAGTGACTGAGTAAATTTATCCAACCATTTTAATCATTCTCTttcaaaaatatattagttaatcaTGATATTTTTCTTCCATTTACTTCTTAATTCTTTCATCAATTTAAATTTAGTTTTCTAAAAATTAACGTATTTAAAGAAGTTAAAATTTCCATAttacttattaaaaaaattaaggaatatatatatatttgagttCATCAAGCCAATTTAACAAGTACCTGATTAAGAAGTTGAACGGCTAAAATTaagataatttattatttaatttttgtataagataattattaatatatttatttatttatttatttatttatttaaatagtcATAAATAAATGAATATTCACACATAGCTTTGCAGCCTATCTTCTAAATTACATATACTTAAAAGTATATTACAATAAAACACTAAATTCTAATTTGTAATTTAAAACTTCCTCATATATAATTTGATTGATATaaaacttatttttttaattttcagtagttaacttttaaattattttaatttatgtgacacttattaaattaaaaaaaaattgaatttttatctattaatttaatatttgcaagaaaaatataattaattaaaaataatatttataattaatttttccctaatttttctttcctctattctCTCCTTTGCAGTTCTAACGGTACAaattgtacaatttaatttaaaatgtattTACTCAAAACTAGAGATATACATGGGTTGGTTTGCTTGGGTTCAACGTATTTACCCAAACCCAACCGATCAAGTCGGTTTGGAAAATTTTAGAACCGAAACTAATAAAACAAATTACAAAATCAATGTCTTCGATTTTATAATAAAATGGGGTAGGTTCGAGTTgtgcttttttttcttttaattttttagattCATAAAACTTTTAagttttttacttttattttttttattgaataattaaaattatttccatcattaataaaaaaaataaaatttaatgcatTCAATTGAAATTAGATTTCTTGATACTTAGTCTTTATAAATTACTTCatacttaactcaactcaactaagcctttatcttaaaaatttggggtcggctatatagattcgctttcttcactctaaacgattttgggttaaatcctcagaaatgcgtAATGCTTAtagatcatgttgtactactctcctctaagtcaatttaggtctacccctttttttctttctatcttctaactggagcttccgtatgtctacgcttcacatgaccaaaccacctcaatctcacttctctcaacttattttcAATTGGCATCACTCATACCTTTTCTCTAGTActttcattatggactttatctaatctagtatggtcactcatccaccttaacattctcatctctgcaacttttatcttagacgcatacgactctttcagtgcccaacactcactaccatataacatagccggtcgtatggctgtacggtaaaattttcctttcaacttattgggaatcttacgatcacataaaactctcgtgacacatctccacttcaaccatccggtttTAATTCTATGACTAACATTTTCCTCACatccccccatctacttgaaggactgagcctagatatttaaagtgattattttgggacagtaccactctatTCAAACTAATTCatttcctatcaccagtttggccttcactgaacttgcaatgcatgtattatgttttcgttctacttaacttaaaacctttTAACTCTATAGTACTTctctaaagctctagctttctattgactccttcttgtgtctcatctatcagaacaatatcatccgcaaatatcatgcactGAGGAATACTCTCTTTTATTCCTTCATACACTATATAAAATATTTACTTATAGTAGAGATATTCATGGCCCCCTTCTTTAGTATTTTTAATAAGTATCGACACAAGTTGCATCggtttaaaaattttcaaaatcaaaatcaaatcaaaatacaTCGGTTTACATAATTTTTAACACATAATCAATATAActcaaatgaaaataataaaaattaggtCGAATTAATACGATCTCATAGGTTTGAACAATTTTATGAATACCCAACTCAAAGCTAACAATTcttgaaaatataattttttttaatttaatatatcaatataaataatttagaaataaaaGGTTATAAGAGTTTTAcgtaataaatgaaaatttatttactttattattATATACCTCTAAACTGAGATAACCAACAGTCACTCCCATTGCCCACTCCTATATATACATGTATCACCTCTTGCTTCATTCACAATTCAGTGCTGAGTTTTTAAGTAGAACTTGACTCACCAGAGTAGCAGGTACGTTCTTCTCGTTCTGCGTTTTATGTTCAAATATGATTGGTAGGAGAATGCGATATATGGATATcgttttcttttttaaataataGACTAAAATTAACTTCATCTTGAACATTTGATTTGTTTGTGATAGAGTTAGGAGCAGCGACAGAGATATAGAAGAACTGAAATTGGAGAAATGGTAATCTTGTATTGATGAATTTAGAAAATAAAGATTGCCAGAATCACTTAACCAGGAGAAGGTCTTATTCCTTTCTTTCTTCCCATGAGATAATTTCAACAGAATTTGTCTCCTTTCGATTCCTCTTGAGATACCTTCTGAAATATACCCTTAGAGGCTTTGGGTATTGATCCACCTTTCCAGGCCTTGTATTTGTGGGCAGAATTCTATCAATTTCCAGTGTTTAAAATCAATCCCTTAttcgaaaaaaataataattaaaagatttGTTATATGTGTCTGTGAATGCAGATATCAGCTTTACATCAAGAATGGCTACCGAGAACAAAGTGAGCTTGAAGCTATTGATCGATAAGAAGGCGAACAAAGTCCTTTTCGCAGAAGCTGGAAAAGATTTTGTAGATTTCCTCTTCACCCTTCTCTCTTTGCCTGTGGGTACTGTGATTAGGCTGCTTAAACAACCAGCAATGGTTGGCTGTATAGGAAATCTTTACGAGAGCCTTGAAAACCTTAATGAAGCTTATATACAACCAAATCAAAGCAAGGACTCGCTTCTAAAACCCACTGTGCCATTAACCCAGCTCGCACATGTGCCTCTCTTGCTGCCTGACACTCTTCCTCTAAAGCCTGAGGCAGGACGAAAGTTGTATGGTTGTTCTAAATATAGTAACCACCGTTGCGTTACTGATCAGAGAGGTTCTCCTTGTAGTGACTGCCATTATTCAATGAATTATGAACTGACGTTTATTGGCACCAATACAAACAACACATCAGCTAGTAATACAGCAACTAGTAGTAGTGAGGGAGGTGTTGTGAAGGGCCTGGTTACATACATGGTGACTGATGATTTGTCAGTGTCACCATTGTCAATGATCTCTGGTGTTGCTCTGCTGAACAAGTTCagtgtt includes:
- the LOC110650200 gene encoding uncharacterized protein LOC110650200, which produces MATKNKVSLKLLIDKRSNRVLFAEAGKDFVDFLFTLLSLPVGTVIRLLKKPAMVGCIGNLYESLENLNEAYMQPNQSKDLLLKPTVPLTQLAHVPLLLPGTRPLKTEAGRKLYGCSYSGNHRCVTDQRGSPCSNCKNSMTYELPFIGTNTNNKSASNTATSNSEGGFVKGLVTYMVTDDLSVSPLSMISGVALLNKFSVKGFGALKEKMVEFGIDEPLIVFLWQGVELLKASLQSKTALTNISFTSRMATENKVSLKLLIDKKANKVLFAEAGKDFVDFLFTLLSLPVGTVIRLLKQPAMVGCIGNLYESLENLNEAYIQPNQSKDSLLKPTVPLTQLAHVPLLLPDTLPLKPEAGRKLYGCSKYSNHRCVTDQRGSPCSDCHYSMNYELTFIGTNTNNTSASNTATSSSEGGVVKGLVTYMVTDDLSVSPLSMISGVALLNKFSVMGFGALKEKMVEFGIDEGVELLKASLQSKTALTSVFLAKDEIKDAAAPN